A genomic stretch from Desulfurococcaceae archaeon MEX13E-LK6-19 includes:
- a CDS encoding cation:proton antiporter — MAVEVSIVLGLSSIAPMAFAFSLPLLGKIVKNRVIETIYFIVATGIVFILNTIIAYKVFVENIILVYPFGGWPPPLGIAYIADKLSALLGFITALTIFVVSLYIQWYSRHMENYLMLYTLVLILEAGFMGFLYTSDVFNIYVMLEVIGLSTYPLVAFYSHKRKALVAAARYAILAATITALYFFSTVLLYGVAGTLNMGCLALKARNITMGSIGDPFFNNEVYGPMFYFTFYLAMALWTSFLISALFPNHFWLPDAHSEAPSPISAILSGLAVNMGVYFFMRITYTVYNGGVFARELVSVRDITLLLASIATFYGALMMGFEDDVKRILAYSTVMNIGFIYMGISLGTILGVTAGLYHLMNHAIGKTLAFIAIGVFVRRYRTRNIRALEGVGHVYPLAMFALIAGFLHLIGLPPFGGFFSKVLLFQALVEANNYAVASVLIVSTVASSYGYLRVLEHLWHMPFPSKIIKKERLSLSVKTVILVLILWIIMLGFLQSTLVDILNDTSRQLLRDYTTYITALYTLYKNMIPPGITLP; from the coding sequence ATGGCTGTTGAAGTATCTATTGTTCTCGGTTTATCCTCGATAGCCCCAATGGCTTTTGCTTTCAGTCTCCCTCTCCTCGGCAAGATCGTTAAGAACAGGGTTATCGAAACCATATACTTCATAGTCGCGACTGGAATCGTATTTATACTCAACACGATTATTGCCTACAAGGTGTTTGTAGAAAACATAATCCTTGTCTACCCCTTTGGTGGATGGCCTCCTCCATTGGGTATAGCGTATATTGCTGATAAGCTGAGTGCATTACTGGGCTTCATTACTGCTTTAACGATATTTGTTGTCTCGCTATATATACAATGGTATAGTAGGCATATGGAGAACTACTTGATGCTCTATACCCTCGTGCTAATTCTTGAAGCAGGGTTCATGGGGTTCCTGTATACTAGTGATGTATTCAATATTTATGTGATGCTTGAAGTAATTGGTCTCTCGACATATCCTCTCGTCGCCTTCTATAGTCATAAGAGGAAAGCTCTTGTGGCAGCGGCTAGGTACGCTATCCTAGCGGCTACGATAACAGCACTGTACTTCTTCTCCACGGTACTTCTCTATGGTGTTGCCGGGACACTGAATATGGGTTGTCTTGCTCTTAAGGCGAGGAACATTACTATGGGATCTATAGGTGACCCGTTTTTCAATAACGAGGTTTATGGCCCAATGTTTTATTTCACGTTCTACCTAGCAATGGCTCTATGGACATCGTTCCTTATATCAGCGTTGTTTCCGAATCATTTCTGGCTACCTGATGCACACTCCGAGGCTCCATCGCCTATAAGTGCTATATTGTCTGGTCTCGCTGTGAATATGGGAGTATACTTCTTCATGAGGATCACGTATACTGTCTACAATGGTGGTGTTTTCGCCAGGGAACTGGTTAGCGTCCGTGATATAACTCTCCTACTGGCATCCATAGCGACATTCTATGGGGCGTTGATGATGGGGTTTGAAGACGATGTAAAGAGGATACTGGCCTACAGCACGGTCATGAATATAGGCTTCATATACATGGGTATAAGCCTTGGGACAATACTAGGAGTCACAGCTGGATTATACCACTTGATGAACCATGCTATTGGGAAAACACTAGCCTTCATAGCCATCGGTGTCTTCGTTAGGAGATATAGGACGAGAAACATCAGGGCTCTCGAGGGAGTTGGGCACGTCTACCCGCTCGCCATGTTTGCGTTGATAGCAGGGTTCTTGCATCTTATTGGTCTCCCGCCTTTCGGCGGGTTCTTCAGCAAAGTACTATTATTCCAAGCACTAGTTGAAGCAAACAATTATGCTGTAGCATCTGTTCTAATAGTTTCTACAGTTGCTTCATCATATGGTTACTTGAGGGTACTCGAGCATCTATGGCATATGCCTTTCCCATCAAAAATAATCAAGAAAGAAAGACTCTCTCTCAGCGTCAAGACTGTTATCCTTGTACTCATTTTATGGATAATAATGCTGGGTTTCCTACAGTCAACACTAGTAGACATTCTCAACGATACTAGCAGACAATTACTAAGAGACTACACTACATACATAACAGCACTCTACACACTCTACAAAAACATGATACCACCAGGTATTACACTACCATAG
- a CDS encoding creatininase family protein, which yields MYPRSLSWIELKEYIESGRGPLVLPIGSVEAHGVHLPIDTDTLIATFLADKLAERNNWVSLPPITYTIAVPVRPGNVHIPPEIFRDYLKAVLEHFISFGQRMFIIVMGHGGPDMKKSVVNACNYLCRKYDATITVFHISQILKDLHLVDTSIDKHAGMWETSIIMAIDSNLVKNLDLYRKCRDPRRYGVAGDPLKASPNQGLKLIEAVVGYIEDFIRNPAYSKCYYNWLK from the coding sequence ATGTACCCTCGTAGTCTTTCTTGGATTGAACTTAAGGAGTATATAGAAAGTGGTAGGGGTCCTTTGGTGCTTCCTATAGGTTCTGTTGAGGCCCATGGTGTTCATCTTCCTATAGATACGGATACCTTAATCGCAACATTCTTGGCCGATAAGCTTGCTGAAAGAAATAACTGGGTTTCGCTCCCACCTATAACCTATACCATAGCTGTCCCCGTAAGACCTGGAAACGTGCATATACCACCTGAAATCTTTAGAGACTACTTAAAGGCTGTTCTCGAACATTTTATATCATTTGGTCAAAGAATGTTCATCATAGTTATGGGACATGGAGGCCCTGATATGAAAAAATCTGTTGTCAATGCATGTAATTATCTTTGCAGAAAGTATGATGCAACAATAACGGTCTTCCATATATCACAGATTCTTAAAGATCTACATCTAGTCGATACATCCATAGATAAACATGCAGGTATGTGGGAAACAAGCATTATCATGGCCATAGACAGTAATCTCGTTAAGAATCTAGATCTCTATAGGAAATGCAGAGACCCCCGTAGGTATGGAGTTGCTGGAGATCCCTTAAAAGCCTCGCCTAACCAAGGATTAAAGCTCATTGAAGCTGTAGTAGGCTATATTGAAGATTTTATCAGGAACCCTGCATATAGTAAATGCTATTACAATTGGTTAAAATGA
- a CDS encoding NADH-quinone oxidoreductase subunit K — MDSTLLFINILVVSLVTNLFIALYGLIFKPNMVKKIISLTIFSDTASITAVLIGYRIKVVPWPPVYLEPSNPNYVYELLEKSVDPVPQALVITAIVISLSFIIFLSVITLRLYEVFGSVNLHLALKREAIEHVESEYEVYEE; from the coding sequence ATGGATTCAACGCTATTGTTCATCAACATACTGGTTGTATCACTAGTGACAAACTTGTTTATAGCTCTCTATGGCCTCATATTCAAGCCTAATATGGTGAAGAAGATTATATCACTTACAATATTCAGTGATACAGCATCAATCACGGCAGTCCTAATAGGCTATAGGATAAAGGTAGTTCCATGGCCGCCTGTTTATCTCGAGCCCTCTAACCCCAACTACGTGTATGAGCTCCTGGAGAAAAGTGTTGACCCAGTACCACAAGCCCTGGTGATAACAGCTATCGTGATTAGTCTCAGCTTCATAATATTCTTGTCCGTGATAACGCTGAGGCTCTACGAGGTGTTTGGGTCGGTTAACCTGCATTTGGCGTTGAAGAGAGAGGCTATAGAGCATGTTGAGAGCGAGTACGAAGTCTATGAGGAGTAG
- a CDS encoding glycosyltransferase, producing the protein MKMSVSVVLVVHNRHKDACETIESLLKQRTPPDEIIVIDDYSKTPFVINDDIRNLLEKVKTRIRVVRTPRELGLGLARSLGVKLSRSSIVSFIDDDAIADSSWIEELMKSHSTGCDIVGGPVYPLYVKEPPEWWDERIFGSFVSIGNYYLANKLRTRKDIIQYLVWGTNFSVKREVFEKIGYFNPNLGRIKGTLLSGEEAEFVRRAYRNGFTICYNDKAGVYHKVYPYRFRQDYLVRRAWSQGATEFFIKYYVEKRKFTAIASAFRKILSLPKHVLKATKYRLQGRKTTASIYLKIMTSYRLGYILDRAK; encoded by the coding sequence ATGAAAATGAGTGTATCAGTAGTGCTAGTAGTCCATAACAGGCATAAGGATGCTTGCGAGACCATAGAGAGTTTATTGAAGCAGAGAACTCCTCCTGATGAAATAATAGTTATTGATGATTACTCTAAAACACCATTTGTAATCAACGATGATATAAGAAATCTTCTTGAAAAAGTGAAAACTAGGATCAGGGTTGTGAGGACGCCCCGGGAACTAGGGCTAGGGCTTGCGCGTTCATTAGGTGTGAAGCTGTCGAGAAGTAGTATTGTAAGTTTTATTGACGATGATGCAATAGCTGATAGTTCTTGGATTGAAGAATTAATGAAAAGCCATTCAACTGGATGCGATATTGTTGGTGGCCCCGTTTATCCTCTCTACGTAAAAGAACCGCCGGAGTGGTGGGATGAGAGAATATTCGGTAGCTTTGTATCGATAGGCAACTACTATCTAGCCAATAAATTAAGGACGAGAAAAGATATAATACAATACCTGGTATGGGGTACAAACTTCTCTGTAAAAAGAGAGGTCTTTGAGAAAATAGGTTACTTCAATCCCAACTTAGGACGTATTAAAGGCACGTTGTTGTCGGGTGAGGAAGCAGAGTTTGTAAGGAGAGCTTACAGAAACGGCTTTACGATATGTTATAACGATAAAGCTGGAGTGTATCATAAAGTGTATCCCTATAGGTTTAGGCAAGACTACTTAGTTAGGCGTGCTTGGAGTCAAGGAGCCACGGAGTTTTTCATAAAATACTATGTTGAGAAAAGGAAATTTACTGCAATAGCTAGTGCTTTCCGGAAAATATTATCTCTACCAAAACATGTTTTGAAAGCAACAAAGTACAGGCTACAAGGCAGAAAAACAACTGCTTCGATCTACTTGAAAATAATGACTAGTTACCGTCTAGGATACATACTCGATCGTGCTAAATAA
- a CDS encoding UDP-glucose/GDP-mannose dehydrogenase family protein: MPMKIGVIGLGFVGLTLAAALASKEYDVVGIDLDVDKIDKIKKGIAPFHEEGLEEILRSVIGKHLVVSNDYSLLRDVDLVFIAVGTPPRPDGSQEQKYIVDAVRSLARTWKRANGYKVVVIKSTVVPGTTRRLASIASKESGLVLGENLGFVMNPEFLREGKALYDTFYPSRVVIGCTDEKSCSIVKNLWEEFYRKVGKIPPILVMSPEEAELVKYASNVFLAMRVSFANTIANICELTPNCDVMKVLEATGLDPRIGSKYLRPGLGYGGSCLPKDVKALIHYSTEKGYDPILIKAVDEVNERQPFKAIEYLMREYSSLKGKTIAILGLAFKPDTDDIREAVSLKIINKLLELGATVKVHDPKAMDNVRRIYGDKLVYCNTPEEAIKDSDAVVIVTEWDVYKSLKPRVFKDLMRNPVVIDGRRIYDPLEFIAEGIKFYAIGLGSHSL; the protein is encoded by the coding sequence ATGCCTATGAAAATAGGTGTTATAGGGCTCGGATTTGTTGGGTTAACTCTTGCTGCAGCACTTGCTTCAAAAGAATACGATGTTGTCGGCATAGATCTAGATGTTGACAAGATTGATAAGATAAAGAAAGGCATAGCTCCATTCCATGAAGAGGGCTTGGAAGAGATCTTAAGGAGTGTTATTGGTAAACATCTCGTTGTGTCAAACGATTACAGCCTACTACGTGATGTTGATCTTGTATTTATAGCTGTTGGTACACCGCCGAGACCCGATGGTAGCCAGGAGCAAAAATATATTGTTGACGCTGTAAGGTCTCTCGCTAGAACATGGAAGAGAGCCAATGGCTATAAGGTTGTAGTGATTAAAAGCACTGTAGTCCCAGGTACAACGAGAAGACTCGCCTCGATTGCATCAAAAGAATCAGGCTTGGTGCTGGGTGAAAATCTAGGATTCGTAATGAACCCAGAGTTTCTACGTGAAGGAAAAGCCCTCTATGACACATTTTATCCAAGCCGTGTTGTAATAGGCTGTACTGACGAGAAATCATGTAGTATTGTGAAAAACCTCTGGGAGGAATTCTACAGAAAAGTAGGCAAGATCCCTCCAATACTAGTTATGAGCCCCGAGGAAGCAGAGCTTGTTAAGTATGCTAGCAACGTATTTCTTGCTATGAGAGTGAGTTTCGCTAACACTATTGCAAACATATGCGAACTAACGCCGAATTGTGATGTAATGAAAGTACTTGAAGCAACTGGCCTAGATCCCCGGATAGGAAGTAAGTACTTGAGGCCAGGGCTGGGCTATGGCGGTTCTTGTCTACCCAAGGATGTTAAGGCCTTAATACATTACTCAACAGAGAAAGGATACGATCCTATATTAATAAAAGCTGTTGATGAAGTTAATGAGAGACAGCCATTTAAGGCTATAGAGTATCTCATGAGAGAATACAGCAGTCTGAAGGGTAAGACCATTGCTATTCTTGGACTGGCATTTAAGCCTGATACAGATGATATACGGGAAGCTGTTTCACTAAAAATAATAAACAAGCTTCTTGAGCTAGGAGCCACAGTTAAAGTACATGACCCTAAAGCCATGGATAATGTCAGGAGGATTTATGGAGACAAACTAGTGTACTGCAACACTCCTGAAGAAGCCATAAAGGATAGTGATGCCGTAGTGATAGTTACAGAGTGGGATGTCTACAAGAGCCTCAAGCCAAGGGTCTTCAAGGACCTTATGCGGAACCCCGTGGTAATTGATGGTAGAAGAATATATGATCCATTAGAGTTTATCGCTGAGGGCATAAAGTTCTATGCAATAGGACTAGGTAGCCATAGCTTGTAG
- a CDS encoding alkaline phosphatase family protein, which translates to MVTKIALVGLDGVGLDALGMFSDYMPFLKNLVRHSPVFKINTTPPYTPPIWTSIATGVNPGKHGVIGFTQVKYTGNKFVLHAANSFNVRYPRIWEYLSLLNKRSIVVNFPLTYPFNAMYLDNNVVLVPGWDSPRIEAHPSNVAERFPGLLVVGKHKWDRFLVKNNEKYVKSYLDRLKKALHIRLNALKRLMSRFEHELLALIISETDWIQHLVVRTKADIEEYSTIADILGMIDDFLKHVSDEYDYVFITSDHDHHTYTACYNIIYPLVKENLLEMYIEVKNKKNKDATTPLIHVLNKFINISVYRRVALSTIILRKALISSIAKLVHGRVKYRNVFVAEENIGLYMAPDIKKNINELKDLYRSELGLRVYTPSEVFWGPYLKELPDLLIDFKSLSKSYGLLNNPVCKKIFETKGRDHYPDGLLVVVSNKENLRKDRDYVEPWDIGATIHGLLTGLLPDDMDGDCMSVFDCSVRRAPLSRKLMLIKKIKRLRRREPR; encoded by the coding sequence ATGGTAACCAAGATTGCTTTAGTGGGTCTTGATGGCGTTGGCCTTGATGCTCTTGGAATGTTTTCTGATTATATGCCATTCCTTAAAAACCTCGTCAGACATAGCCCTGTATTTAAAATCAATACTACGCCGCCGTACACTCCACCAATATGGACGTCTATAGCTACAGGCGTGAACCCGGGAAAACATGGTGTAATAGGTTTCACCCAGGTGAAGTATACTGGTAATAAGTTTGTTCTTCATGCCGCCAATTCTTTTAATGTGAGGTATCCTAGGATCTGGGAGTATCTATCCTTACTGAATAAAAGAAGTATAGTGGTAAATTTTCCACTAACATACCCATTTAACGCAATGTATCTTGACAATAATGTTGTACTCGTCCCCGGATGGGACTCGCCCCGGATTGAAGCACATCCAAGTAATGTAGCTGAACGTTTTCCTGGTCTCCTCGTAGTAGGTAAGCACAAATGGGATAGATTTCTTGTTAAAAACAATGAAAAATATGTAAAAAGCTATTTGGACAGATTGAAGAAGGCTCTCCACATTAGGCTCAATGCATTGAAGAGGCTAATGAGTAGATTTGAACATGAACTACTAGCTTTAATCATTTCTGAAACAGATTGGATCCAACATCTCGTTGTAAGAACCAAAGCAGATATTGAAGAATACAGCACAATAGCCGATATACTGGGTATGATAGATGATTTCCTGAAACACGTCTCTGATGAGTATGACTATGTATTCATAACGTCTGACCACGACCACCATACTTATACTGCATGCTACAACATAATCTACCCACTAGTTAAAGAGAATCTTCTAGAAATGTATATTGAAGTCAAGAATAAGAAAAACAAAGATGCAACTACTCCATTAATACATGTCTTAAACAAGTTCATTAATATCAGTGTGTATAGACGAGTAGCATTGTCAACGATAATACTCAGAAAAGCATTGATTTCTTCAATAGCCAAGCTAGTTCATGGACGTGTAAAGTATAGGAATGTCTTTGTCGCAGAAGAGAACATAGGTCTTTACATGGCACCTGATATTAAAAAGAATATCAATGAGCTAAAAGATCTTTATCGTAGTGAACTAGGCTTAAGAGTCTATACTCCTAGCGAGGTCTTTTGGGGTCCTTACCTTAAAGAACTTCCAGATCTTCTAATAGACTTCAAGAGTCTAAGTAAATCCTATGGACTATTGAATAACCCTGTATGCAAGAAAATCTTTGAAACAAAGGGAAGAGACCATTATCCTGATGGACTGCTCGTGGTTGTGAGCAATAAGGAGAATCTACGAAAAGATAGAGACTATGTTGAACCATGGGATATAGGTGCAACAATCCATGGTTTACTAACGGGTCTTCTGCCGGATGATATGGACGGGGATTGCATGTCTGTATTTGACTGTAGTGTCAGAAGAGCTCCTCTATCAAGAAAGTTGATGTTAATCAAGAAGATTAAGAGATTAAGGAGACGTGAACCAAGATAG
- a CDS encoding sodium:proton antiporter, translating to MADSMYVKKWIQVMVLVAIVVTVSIVLTVNNMTLIPVYSDLKPLSKWILYFSYNPAYPLFTSLTPAIVNAVVWDYRGVDTFFETSVLFAAVIGSITIYYEYFYEKPRKGRGLSLIIRTIVKLTMFIAIALGLAIALKGHITPAGGFQGGAVAAAIVYVMAMAYSLYWLYIRGITQTRMLVLRTSGLLGITMVALMPVLLGLLLGSNGYILQNQPKEDAPIGYSYPIEDYRVSLTILLFNVFEFLTVLAAFTLLLMILYTAGKKEVIIE from the coding sequence ATGGCTGATAGTATGTATGTAAAAAAGTGGATTCAAGTAATGGTATTGGTTGCGATCGTGGTCACGGTGTCTATAGTGCTTACAGTAAACAACATGACGCTTATCCCTGTATACAGTGACTTAAAGCCCTTGTCCAAATGGATTCTCTACTTCTCATATAATCCAGCATACCCATTATTCACGTCGCTAACACCAGCCATAGTTAATGCCGTCGTATGGGATTACAGAGGGGTTGACACGTTCTTCGAGACAAGCGTGTTGTTTGCAGCAGTAATAGGCTCTATAACAATATACTACGAGTACTTCTACGAGAAACCACGTAAGGGCAGGGGGTTGTCGCTTATCATCAGGACTATTGTTAAACTAACAATGTTTATAGCCATAGCACTAGGACTAGCCATAGCATTGAAGGGGCATATCACTCCAGCGGGAGGATTCCAGGGAGGAGCTGTTGCGGCAGCAATAGTATACGTTATGGCTATGGCTTACTCTCTATACTGGCTCTACATCCGCGGTATTACACAAACGAGAATGCTTGTACTGAGGACGAGCGGTCTCCTTGGAATAACTATGGTGGCATTGATGCCGGTGCTACTGGGTCTACTACTTGGCTCTAATGGCTATATTCTGCAAAACCAGCCTAAAGAGGACGCCCCCATAGGGTATAGCTATCCGATAGAAGACTATAGAGTATCTCTGACAATACTATTGTTCAACGTATTCGAGTTCTTGACTGTACTAGCAGCATTCACGTTGTTGTTAATGATCCTCTATACTGCTGGGAAGAAAGAGGTGATTATAGAGTAA
- a CDS encoding amidohydrolase, translating into MGTLIIEGGFVIPVRPRGKIIRDGAVVVEDDRIVFVGKRDEAKRKYHSDTVIKAYRHVIIPGLVNAHNHLFQSILKNIGIDMELVSWLRTSIHPTLASFTDEDFYVAAKWGLIENIKSGVTSIIENHYGPRGHEAVIKALIESGLRAVLARGIYELNVLIDMLRETPEEALNHVENLVKKYHGKENGRIMIAVAPMHPYNASKELLLKAKELSDKYDIIYHTHTAESKKDQELVVQLHGKTDVTLLYELGILGPRYHAVHAVNVSPQEVKYIAETGAHVIHNPESNMYLGSGIAPIPDYLEAGANVALGTDGAGSNNNNDMIEAMRFAVLLHRAARSHPSIITAWDALEMATINGAKALGLEKEIGSLEPGKKADITIIRLDAPHTAPVHDPLGAIVYCATAQDVDTVIVDGKIIMENRVVKVFDEEKVKEEAEKTAQRILDRAREKFGAKFPFEKFLV; encoded by the coding sequence TTGGGTACATTAATTATAGAAGGAGGTTTCGTTATTCCTGTTAGACCTCGTGGCAAGATAATTAGGGACGGCGCTGTTGTCGTTGAGGATGATAGGATTGTTTTTGTTGGCAAGAGAGATGAAGCCAAGAGGAAGTACCATAGCGACACGGTGATCAAGGCTTATCGTCACGTAATCATACCAGGGCTTGTCAACGCCCATAACCATTTGTTCCAGAGTATACTCAAGAACATTGGTATTGACATGGAGCTTGTTAGCTGGCTCCGAACCAGTATCCACCCAACACTAGCTAGTTTCACCGATGAAGACTTCTATGTCGCTGCGAAATGGGGTCTCATAGAGAACATCAAGAGTGGTGTAACAAGCATTATTGAGAACCACTATGGTCCACGTGGACATGAGGCAGTCATAAAAGCCCTCATAGAATCCGGGCTAAGAGCAGTTCTTGCTAGAGGCATATATGAGCTAAACGTGTTAATCGACATGCTCCGCGAGACACCAGAGGAAGCATTGAATCACGTCGAGAACCTTGTTAAGAAGTATCACGGCAAGGAGAATGGTAGAATAATGATTGCTGTAGCTCCAATGCACCCATACAATGCTAGCAAGGAGCTATTGCTCAAAGCCAAGGAGCTCTCCGATAAATACGATATAATCTATCACACCCACACAGCCGAGTCCAAGAAAGACCAGGAACTCGTTGTACAGCTACATGGTAAAACCGATGTAACGCTGCTATATGAGCTAGGAATCCTTGGGCCAAGATACCATGCTGTCCACGCTGTTAACGTTAGCCCACAGGAAGTAAAGTACATCGCGGAGACAGGAGCTCACGTCATACATAATCCTGAGAGCAACATGTACCTAGGCTCTGGCATCGCCCCGATACCAGATTACCTTGAGGCAGGAGCCAACGTTGCACTGGGTACTGATGGCGCTGGCAGCAACAATAACAACGACATGATTGAGGCCATGAGGTTTGCTGTACTATTACACCGTGCAGCAAGAAGCCATCCATCAATAATAACTGCCTGGGATGCACTAGAAATGGCTACTATAAACGGTGCTAAAGCGCTTGGTCTCGAGAAAGAAATAGGGAGCCTAGAGCCAGGCAAGAAAGCTGACATAACCATTATAAGACTTGACGCACCACATACAGCCCCAGTCCACGACCCACTTGGAGCCATAGTCTACTGTGCAACAGCCCAGGACGTCGACACAGTTATCGTCGACGGCAAGATCATTATGGAGAACCGTGTAGTCAAGGTATTCGATGAAGAAAAAGTAAAGGAAGAAGCAGAGAAGACAGCACAGAGAATACTCGATAGAGCAAGAGAAAAATTCGGAGCAAAATTCCCGTTCGAAAAATTCCTTGTCTAA
- a CDS encoding glycosyltransferase family 4 protein, protein MNILVLTHRPLYPPVYGYSRVITDTYMAIADKGHRVCIVSIVPKKKVGQKNLDGLDYIELNEPLKVFLKLAITRTLLRLGKGEFLFYHLLWLAKTYASQEVVENTIKIAREHLGEPDVVVAETIYPGFLAEKVAEKLGVKHVVRIHNIEAQYISSLVKLLKKKAVKTIGLLEESVLKKACKIYALSYNDFLTVKTLYGNINAVYIPPILISRTPMQEDVLEKIGIEKNNYYFYIASPHKPNIFFLKKILECWIHIREHGYKLVIGGSISPIARKLLDKYTTKENNIVIAGLLSREEVTAITKNAYVCIAPHHGHGVPIKLVEALQLGVPVITTVNALNTLKGLKNKYNIYAIDNVNELCEAITLLMHDKELYNKIKYGAVEFSKELDHDKLASLFINEIYQIIR, encoded by the coding sequence TTGAATATACTGGTGCTCACACATAGACCACTATATCCGCCAGTCTACGGTTACTCCAGGGTTATCACTGATACATACATGGCTATTGCCGATAAGGGTCACCGGGTGTGTATAGTATCTATTGTTCCGAAGAAAAAAGTTGGGCAGAAGAACCTTGATGGACTAGATTATATCGAACTTAATGAGCCTCTGAAGGTTTTCTTGAAGTTAGCTATTACAAGAACACTATTGAGACTAGGCAAGGGCGAGTTCTTGTTTTATCACTTGTTGTGGCTTGCAAAAACTTATGCTTCGCAAGAGGTGGTAGAGAATACAATAAAGATCGCTAGGGAACACTTAGGGGAACCTGATGTAGTTGTTGCAGAAACTATCTACCCTGGGTTTCTCGCCGAAAAAGTGGCGGAGAAACTTGGTGTAAAACATGTTGTCCGTATACACAATATTGAAGCACAGTACATCAGTAGTTTGGTAAAACTATTAAAAAAGAAGGCTGTAAAAACCATAGGCTTGCTTGAAGAAAGTGTTCTTAAAAAAGCATGTAAAATATATGCATTATCATATAATGACTTCCTAACCGTAAAAACGCTCTATGGCAATATTAACGCAGTATACATACCACCAATACTAATATCGAGAACACCAATGCAAGAAGATGTCCTTGAGAAAATCGGTATCGAGAAGAATAACTACTACTTCTATATCGCCTCTCCACATAAACCCAATATATTCTTCTTAAAAAAGATCCTAGAATGCTGGATACATATACGAGAGCATGGATACAAGCTAGTCATAGGAGGTAGTATATCACCTATTGCTAGAAAACTACTAGACAAGTATACCACCAAAGAGAACAACATTGTTATAGCAGGTCTTTTGTCGAGAGAAGAAGTAACAGCAATTACCAAAAACGCCTACGTATGTATAGCTCCTCATCACGGCCATGGTGTTCCAATAAAACTTGTTGAAGCATTACAACTAGGTGTACCAGTAATTACCACAGTAAATGCTCTGAATACATTAAAGGGTCTCAAGAACAAATACAACATATACGCCATTGATAATGTAAACGAATTATGTGAAGCAATAACATTACTCATGCATGATAAAGAGCTGTATAATAAGATAAAGTATGGTGCCGTAGAGTTCTCGAAAGAACTAGATCATGATAAGCTGGCTAGCCTGTTTATCAACGAGATATATCAAATCATAAGATAG
- a CDS encoding cation diffusion facilitator family transporter, protein MWFIQGNNSDGGGFVAGAGTRKTPVIQIILVLALSLLGGIVKVLGGILYGSKALFVDAMTCIANFVALVATIHYYRISLIPPDEDHHFGHSRLGFGGALVSILAYSFVAGVVIVDLLFTREYTVSILAPVFAGLGFILYLGAILVAKRISYFFGPYAMFTYSELIESITVIAASLGGALYSFYIDFAGAIILTAYIFYEVYDVAKDMFYYLSDMAPPPGLLEEIKNIIESRGYSVERLRMRTILKGLYHGEAIIVVPRDMSANEVARIIEEIVENVKRKYNVDLIISIKTR, encoded by the coding sequence ATGTGGTTTATACAGGGAAACAATAGTGATGGAGGAGGTTTCGTGGCGGGAGCAGGAACCAGGAAGACGCCGGTCATACAGATCATACTGGTGTTGGCGTTATCGCTCTTGGGAGGGATTGTGAAAGTACTTGGTGGAATACTCTATGGCTCCAAAGCACTCTTCGTTGATGCAATGACTTGTATAGCGAACTTCGTGGCCTTGGTGGCTACAATACACTACTATCGTATAAGCCTCATACCACCTGATGAAGACCATCACTTCGGGCATTCCAGACTAGGTTTCGGGGGAGCACTTGTATCCATTCTAGCTTATTCTTTTGTAGCAGGCGTGGTTATAGTGGATCTCTTGTTTACACGCGAATACACTGTATCGATACTAGCACCAGTATTCGCTGGACTAGGCTTCATACTATACCTGGGAGCAATACTTGTCGCGAAAAGGATAAGCTACTTCTTCGGACCCTACGCCATGTTCACGTACAGTGAATTAATCGAGAGCATTACCGTTATAGCGGCTTCTCTCGGCGGTGCACTATACTCTTTCTACATAGACTTCGCGGGCGCGATAATACTCACAGCATACATTTTCTACGAGGTATACGATGTTGCGAAAGACATGTTCTACTACCTAAGCGATATGGCTCCGCCACCAGGGCTACTAGAGGAGATCAAGAACATTATCGAGTCTAGGGGGTATAGTGTTGAGCGGCTACGTATGAGAACTATCCTAAAAGGGCTATACCATGGTGAAGCGATCATTGTAGTCCCCCGGGATATGAGTGCAAATGAAGTGGCTAGAATTATAGAGGAGATTGTTGAGAACGTGAAAAGGAAATACAATGTGGACTTGATTATATCAATAAAAACAAGGTGA